The Camelina sativa cultivar DH55 chromosome 16, Cs, whole genome shotgun sequence sequence TGCATATGTGTAGAGTAGTAGTAATAGTAGAAGATACGGTTGCATTCATAAAAGTGGGTCTCTTCATAAACTAacatgaaataaacaaaacatcttGAGCTTTCTTTCATAACTTTGTAAACTATATCATACGGATCAGTTTTATTTTCACGATGAGATCATATTTTCTTTCACCAACTAcgacaattttttctttttttctttgtttggttaaaTAAATGACTAATATAATTTAGTTAGAAGATGTCGCTATTTGGTAAAAACTGTGAGcccttccttccttctttttctctaacCAAACGGGGAGTGTCTATCACGCTCTCTCCGGATATAAAGTCAAAGATATGACATCCCACAAGTTTCCCTTATTCACGAAAttcccaaaatgtacttaaaaaggCTTCGAGAATAGATGGAGAACACAAGGGTAAAATAGTCATTTAATATtcgatttttataatttaaggtTCTTTGTTTCTCCACCTCCGAAGCTCCAACTGAAAACGACTGCAAAGCAACCTGCGGTCTCTCTACCTGCCTTGTTAcgctattatatattttttcctttattgaTTACTATTTTccttgattttataaaaattattattatttcttatggaCCGACTTGCGAATATTTTAAGTCTTTAATAAACCCAAtttatataccttttttttgtttccccttCATTGTAGTAGAATCAATTCTTgtcatttattcattttctctctccctctctcattttctctccATCTCCTCCTTCATATTCTCCCTCATCTGCTAACtaaggaaacaaaaaatggtGGATCCAGAAAGAAGAGTGTGTTGCATGTGTGGTGATGTGGGTTTTTTCGACAAGCTCTTTCATTGCAGCAAGTGCCTTAATCGCTTTCAACACTCGTATGTTCTTCTTATTACATATAAtttgtgtctatttaaatatatatatatatatatctatccaTACCATATGTACTTATGTGTGTACtatactcatcatcatcatgcatATTAACAACATAGAGTAGATTTAGATCGCAGTGGACGGTGAGATATGCCACGTGCTCTATATCTATTTATCAGATGATGATCATCATAATCATACATCAAATCTAAAGCTAGCAtgcatatatgatatttatgtatatacatataggaTGTGTATATATTTCATACGAGAACTTTCTCAACAACGACcatatatactttaaatatacatggactatcaccatcatcatcaattcatgATCGTGATCATAAATCTTTGATATATACCAGGTACTGTAGTAGCTATTACAGAGAGCAAGCTGATCCAATCAAGATCTGTGATTGGTGTCAGTGTGAAGCAAAGAGTCGAAACGGAGCGAAACAAGGTGTTAATGGTGGATCGTCTAAGAGATCGTACCGGTCGGAGTACTCTTCAGGCCACCAAATCAAACAGCAAGAGACTAACCAAACCACTAGTAGTAGTGTTCCTCCAGCAGCCGACAAGGGTAAAACCGGCGTGCCTTCTCCTAGACCGGCCACTCGCAGGTACAAGCTTCTCAAGGATGTTATGTGTTAGTCTTGTGTTcttgaaataacaaaaaaaaaaaaaaaggtttgagatATGGAGAGTTAAttaggatttgtgataataagACACATgtatgtaagatatatatatatctatatatatatatatatatctagggTTATGGTAGCTAGATGTTGTTAATTATGGTTTGAGAAGCAATGTAATTTACCTGCGGAGTTATGTCTTAGATATATATGCTGCTAGCTAGCGAGTGAGTGTTTGAAATATATTAAGTAATGTTTTTATAACAACATAAATCTTCTGTTTGGTTGAATGATTATTTTGTGCTTAAGTAAATTGAAATCCTCATCAGaccaagagaaaaagagaaaaaaaaattgttatccCTCGGCATATGATGACACAAGCAAAAGACACAAACAAGCTAGTAATAACACTCGTTTAGTTTTGACATTGTTTTCTTATACTGaaaatgcttttttttgtttttttgagttgATTAGTGTGTTAATCTAAAATATACTATGAAAGGATTTCTGATAAACCAACTATTGAGCGACACTATTGTCATATTAGtttaagtttttctttcacATGAAAAAACATGCATGTTTCGaagattgatgtttttggtAGAGAGGAGTCACGAACAGTTAAGTAGTTGAAAAAGACTATTTGATGACCACTACACAATTTATACAGAAACATATAGTGAATATGAATGATTATGAGAAATCAGCGTGGTGAGATTGCGTGAGAACGGTGAGATAAAATCGAGTTAGAGATCCAAAAGAATCTTAATCACGGCCTCATCCACACATATCTAGCTGTTCATGGTCTCACCGTGGAGATTTTATGAAAAGAAGTCACCGGCAAAGCAGTGTCACGCAGCACATTGATCACACATATATGTATTGCTGAGATTCTTCAGGAGAAATGAATGCATTTTTAAGTCCTTTGTCTTGTTTCCTCTTTTGGACCAaagacataaataaaataattgatataaccaaaactaaaaaaaaaaaaagctgccACCTTCTTTCTCTGCCACTCAAAATTCATTCCTCCtttctccatttttttaaatttccttttAGCCACTAAAAACTATTTCTGCTTAAACAAAGTGCCCAACTTGGGACAGAAAGAATACCGGAagaatttataaagaatattagtttacaaaattttaattgtaattaaaattttcatctttCCATATAAAAGTGAATTAACAccttaaaatataataataagaaagaagaagagaactctCACTTTATTAACAGAATGAATCGATAGAACCATACTCTAAATCATCACTCTCCCTCTCAACAACCATACGTTGCTGTTACACTCGTATAATAGACAAGAGTCAATGGCTGAGCTAGGAATTACTCGAGATTGTTGAGAgttaaacttgatttttaatCAAGATTGATTAAATCCAAGTTCTAGAGTTTTCTCTAGAAATATCAAGATCTCCACCtccttaaaaaaatatctagaagttctagaaaaatatatcacttccttaaacataaatttttttagatatttaattagaaTTATATAGATAATTATAGTGTTATAATCTAGATATTTTGATAGAATAATctagattaaaaattaaaatattctagATATTTTGTAATATGGAGGCTATAAATACCTTCTCATACTCTCATTTGTAACCAAGATGTTGTGAAGTTGTTCCaagttaaaatcaaaataataaaagctTTATTTCTAAACTACTCTCTCAAATACTCAAAACACTTTCTCCATcacttttaaaagaatttacTTCCAacaaagtggtatcagagcttgaaGATCCTAAACATGGCAAGTAATGGTGTTCCATTCCAAGTCCCAGTGCTCACAAAGAACAACTATGACAATTGGAGTTTACCAATGATTGCTATCCTAGGAGCACATGACGTGTGGGAGATAGTCGAGAAAGGTTACATTGAACCAGAGAACGAAGGTAGTCTCTCTCAAACCCAAAAGGATAGTTTGAGAGActcaagaaagagagacaagAAGGCTCTCTGTCTAATCTATCAAGGATTAGATGAAGACACATTTGAGAAGGTCGTTGGAGCTACGTCGGCCAAAGAAGCATGGGAGAAGCTTCGAACATCTTACAAGGGTGTTGATCAAGTCAAGAAGGTGCGTCTTCAAACTCTAAGAGGAGAATTTGAAGCTTTACAAATGAAGGAAGGTGAACTCGTCTCAGATTATTTTTCAAGAGTTTTGATGGTTACTAATAATCTCAAAAGAAACGGTGAGAAGCTAGATGATGTGAGAATTATGGAGAAGGTTCTTAGATCATTAGACTCAAGATTTGAGCATATCGTTACCGTTATTGAAGAGACAAAAGATTTGGAGGCCATGACAATGGAGCAACTTCTTGGGTCATTACAAGCttatgaagaaaagaagaagaagaaagaagacatTGCCGAACAAGTACTAAAAATGcaaattaataacattaaaGAAGAAATTGGGCAAAGTTATCAAAGAAGAG is a genomic window containing:
- the LOC104749277 gene encoding uncharacterized protein LOC104749277 translates to MVDPERRVCCMCGDVGFFDKLFHCSKCLNRFQHSYCSSYYREQADPIKICDWCQCEAKSRNGAKQGVNGGSSKRSYRSEYSSGHQIKQQETNQTTSSSVPPAADKGKTGVPSPRPATRRYKLLKDVMC